CCTCAGTATCCTATTTATTTGGCGGCTGGCAGTGCTGCGCAACAACTTGACTCCAACGCCAACCCAACTTTGGAAATATATTCAACGAATTTTAGCGATCCGAGTTATGATTTGGAATTGAAAGCGAGCTTACCCAGCCAGTACAGGTAAAAATTTAACAGTACTAtaaagtatttacatatttatttgaacttttttcttatGCGTTAGATTCCAAAAGGTTATCTGGAGTCCCACTGGTTACGATGGCGCACAATCGAATGGACTCATTGTTGGCGGCTGCGAGGGTGGACATGTTATGATTTATTCTGCTGCTAAAATGCTTGCCAACGAGGAAGGACTTATTGCACGTCAAGATAAACATACTGGTCCCGTTAGTGGACTTGATGTTAacccatttcaaaaaaatttgctcgCCTCATGTGCCTCCGAATCGGAGATATTTATTTGGGATCTTAACAACACCACCACGCACATGAATCCGGGCACTAAAACACAGCCACTGGAAGATGTGCAAAATGTCGCTTGGAATCGACAGGTGCAACACATACTGGCCTCAGTATTTAGCTCACGTTGTGTAATTTGGGATTTGCGTAAGAGCGAACAAATCATTAAACTTTCCGATACACAATCTCGAGTGCGTTGGCATGCCATACAATGGCATCCGGATGTGGCAACACAAGTGTGGCTCGCTTCAGAAGACGATCAAGCGCCGGTAGTGCAACTGTGGGATTTGCGTTATGCCACTGCGCCAGCTAAAACAATGCAAATACATCAACGCGGTATGCTCGGCATGTCATGGTGTCCGCGTGATGTCGATCTGATGGTGTCGTGTGGCAAAGACAACCACATCTACTGTTGGAATCCAAACACTGATTTGCCCGAAGGCGAAATACTTTCTGAAGTAGCAGCCACGGCTACTTGGTATTCGGATGTGCAGTGGTGTCCACGCAATCCAGCGCTGGTCGCAAGTGCTAGCCTCGACGGTAATGTTTCTATTTACTCACTTTTCGGTGGTACACAGCAACAGGTGCAAACATCCAATAAGATAGCTGACTCCTTTCCGGGAATGGATCAAATAGCGCAGGCGCCGATACCACAACAATCAACGCAGATAGTATACCATGACTTAAAGCGAGCACCGAAATGGATCAAACGACCATGTAGTGTGGCGTTTGGGGTATGTTAAAGTAGATAAATTTGTACAACTGGAATATGTAATAATTCACCAATCTACAATATGACGTACCTATTTGCAGTTCGGCGGCAAGTTAGTGCACTTTAATGGTAAATCGAAGCAGGTGCAAGTATCGCAAGTGGTAACCGAACCAGAGCTAGTAGAGCGCGCCAATGCGCTCGAACGTTCGCTTAACGAAGCGAATTATGTTGATTACTGCCGCGAACGTGCCGATAAAATGAACGATCAAAATGGACGTTATTTATGGTACTTTATAAAGGCAAATTTCGAACTCAATCCAAAGGAGGAAATGTTGAATTTACTCGGTAAATGAAAGTACaaaaaacatatgtaaatatttgtattgacaaattaattttttttaggtttcaaCAAGGATGACATCGATGGAAAATTCGCGAAGTTTGTGAAAGAAGATGAAGCGGAAGAAAATGATGTAAATCATGTGACAAATCGAATTGCCAATCTATCGCATGTAAGTAAAAGGGCAGACTTTAAATCATTTTGCAAATGCacaattgaataatattttcgtTAGTTGAAAGCAAACTTgcaatcacaaaaaaatcacaaaaaagtgGGCAACAGTTCTGCTGATGTATGTACAACGTTTTATTTTCTGATATCAAAATTCGGttcaattattatatttttttgggaacatttttttatttcatttgagttAAAAGCCTTTAAAATACACTTTTGCTGAAGTTCGGCTCAATTCTCACTCTTCCAGACCTATTTCttatctataattttttttaattgtcaaCTTCTCATTTAGTTTCTTATCTTGAATTCAGCATCCGACACTAGTAGTGTCACATACTTTGTATTTTTGATGCTGCGTTGTTAAGTTAGACCTATCACACGCAAAAGCGATGTGGCTTGTATTATTTGGGCGTAAGTGATATGGAGGCAacctaaattattttcttatatttttttatattaaaattaatattcgtAATTTTCATTTCGTAAAATGCTTCATACTAATGCGCCCATTCATTTGCAAATCGTTTGTTTGCTTAGAGTGATTCATCGGAAGTTGAGTGCGATCAAAGTACTGATGGCAGTACCGACATTTCGGTAAGCACTCCCATATTAGTTTGGTAGGCGATTATATGATTAAAACATGTATATGTTTTATATCCCAATCAACTATTAGTTGAATGGGTTAATAAGAGAAATttgtaatcaaaataaaatcgCGTATCGTCAATTATCGAACGCTATGAAGTTTATTTTGACTATGAATTTCGTATTAGTAGgtttttggtgttgttgtttggagtgcattatattaaaaaactaaaaactttcaTCTTATTCTTAGCATTTAGAAAGGCCCTAAAAACTTGATTCGAAACTGAGTTTTATGAGGATTCTAGCAATCGGGGTTCAAATTGtctacaacaaataaatactaTATCACCGAGCAAGGAATGCTTTTgtacaaaatccaaaatttaatttagggtCTGTCTAAATATTGGCGGCTGTACATTTTTATAACAATCATGTATTTATTCCTGATTCAGTATctttacaaagtttaaaaacctttttagttttatttagagTTTACGCCCCACCCTTTATCGCACACCCGCTCCTATATGCTTCTCAGTGTTCTGcctaaaatatatacaattcaTATATTCAAATGTACATCCATATaaggtctgttcatgtaaaatttattcagtaacttaatttccgagaattcgTTCTCAAcgcgaaaaatatcaaaaaaagcatgtgaacgcaaaaccagtaacaacTTGCAAGctttacgaacagctgattaaatcgttggcaggaaaaatcacaaaaattaaaaattgttgcacTTGAGCTATGTcttataaaagtaataaaaaataaagtgaataaaatgaaaaataccgAGCTCTCGGAATCACATGATTTCATTTTGTCCCCAAtaatttattccatttcatcatcgctgtcagatgaagaacattcTATTAGCAAttgcaattcgcaaattttaattcgtgtttacttttactttgggATCAGCTGTTTtcctcacttgcaaattcttacaagtaaaaattagccaacaaaacttgcaacttccctcAAAATTAAGTGTCATTTTGCACTCTCacttcccctactttgcaatttttttgggtacatgaacaccaaaaagTTATAATTTGTAACATAATTTGTAATTGTTACaaactatttgcttcatgaacagacctatatatacatttataatttatataatatctcGTTTATTGCATTCAATAATTGTGTGGGCTAATTTTTAtgtagaaattttcaaaataaataaataatatttttttgtgtgcaaaaataaaaaattacagcaaCCAGTTGATAACAACGCCATCTTCGATGGTATTGCGGCCACACAGAAGCAACAGCAGCTCGACAATGAGAACGGCGCGAAACTACCGAAGCAATTCGCCATTCCCAAGGGAGATCGTAAGTAATCAAAATTCAAGATTGAAGTATTTGGtagaataatttgatttttttggttttttcacatTTCCATAGATCCAGATAGCCTCATAACCGAAGCTATTCTCACCGGCAATCTGGAGGCTGCCGTTGAATTATGTCTTGATTCGCAACGCACCTCAGAAGCACTTATCATCGCATCTACGGCTGGTATTGATTTCCTTACCAAGATACATAACCGTTACTTGCAGAACCAACAAAACGAGCTATCGAATGTGATCAGCGCGTTGGTGACACGTGATTGGTTGGACTTTGTCAATCGTTGCACCGTAGACTCGTGGAAGGAAGCTTTAGTAGCAGCACTCAAACATAGCGACCGCAAAGTGGTCGATATTTGCGAGCGTTTGGGTGATCGTTTACTGGAGGAGCGCGCGCAAAGCATCGATTTCACGCGTAATgcaatgttatgttatgtgtgTGCGGGCAGTATTGATAAGTTGGTAACTGCTTGGCATCAACTAAAGGCGCTGGAGCATCAAAGCGATAGTTACAAGCCGAATACGGCTGAATTACAGGAATTGGCCGAAATTGTTATGTTAATGAGcaaatctttggaacaacaaggAATAGCCTTGGAGTTAAATGGTCGATTTGCTGACTTCATTACCGAGTACGGTGGTCTGCTAGTGGCGCAGGGTGCGCTCACAGCTGCATTGGCATACATTTTCGCCTTGGGTTCGGGGAACCATGAAGAAAAGGTCGAACTGGTAGAACTGCGCGAGCGCATATATAACACGGTTAATTATAGGCCAAACCAAGCAGCAGCGAGCGGACGTCTACcatatcaacaacaacaaaaacaacaacagcagcaagcgCAAAATATATACAGCCGACAACagccgcagcagcagcaaccaCAACAACCACTTGCAGCACGTGGCTCGTTTTCGCATGCATTGCCACAGACATTAGGTGGATACGGCAGCGCTGGTGTCACGAATCAATTTGCCAACGCACCCACTAGTAATTGGAACGCGGCAGCTGTTCCACCGCCCGGCGGAGCTGCACCTATACCACAACCAGCAGCGCCAACACTTTTTAATCCCGCGGCACCTTTAGTGCCGACAGCTGCTGCAACGAAGCCACCTCTTCCCGCCGCGGTAGTACCTGGCCATATAACAAATGAACCCCATACCCAGCCACCGCGTCCAGCCAGCAATGCCAGTTCTCAaggtggcggcggcggcggaAATATACATTCTCGCTCCAAATATGTGCTTGATCCGTCTGTGGCCTCAGCTAGTCCTATGGGTGCTTACGGCGGTGGATATCAACCACTGGCGCCATCGCCGGCAACAACCGCAATGCCCGCTTTTAATACAAGTCCATTTAATGCGCCATTGGTGCCAACACAGCCACAACCGAATTTAATGCAGCCCGCTGCACCTTTCAATGCAGGTGCACCTTACGGTTTGAGtggcaacaacaactacaatgcTGGTTTACCAACAGATATTGGCAATCAACAGCAGGCgctaccaccaccaccgccagtGCAGAACTTACAACACAATCCAACACCGCCACCAGGCTGGAACGATCCGCCTGCTTTGAAGTCAACTCGTGCGGTAAGTTGAGAAAGGCGTACactaaacagaaaaacaaaaaactagcaATTTTCTTAGGGGCTAAGAAATGCAGGCTTTTTAATAATACATTTCTCTCGCTTAGACATTGCACAATAGCAACAATGAAATGTCTGCGCGTCACGCTGGCACTCGTCGCTGGCAGAAAATCATAAATCACGAAAAGGATGATGTAGATGCGCTTTTAAGGCCACCATCCCAATTTAGCTATGAACAGTTTTATGCAAATGAGTTGCATACAACTACAGTGCCTACACAAGAAATCTGGCAGGTATCGTGCGCACTCCAACGTCCTAGgcattttggtttttccttCCATTACCTTTTCCGGTAGAGCAAGCCAAATCGATACCGATGTTACACATCAACCTGGAATACATCTTTTCTTAAAGATTTTTGACATTTGGCGCATACTGTTGCCTTGCTTTTAAATAACCAATATGTGgctaaatttaactttttcgaAACGATTAGTTGCAAATCACGAATGTGTTGTTGTTCCGCTAAAGGCCATTAtccataaaaatatgaaatgcatATTTTCTCCCATTACTAATAAAGTTGATTTTGTGGccttattattaaataataagttAATTGAGCATAATTTGACCTGTCgtactaaaattattcttacCTCCCTAGCAGGCCAAAAAACCAGAGCCTACACCCTCATCTGCACCCATAACTCATCCCTTATTCGGTGTTGATcccaatcaaaatcaaaacgGTTACAGGGAGCCATATGGCCAATATCAggtaaaaaataagtaataaaaaaatgatagcaTTTATGACTTCTTAtacatttacataattttttttagaatactgGCATGCCTCCACCACCAACAACGGCCAACAGTAGCATACCGAATCAATCTCAGGCTGCCGGAACAGGGGGTTACTACAATCCGTCATTacagcaaaataataatttgccaACACAACAATTTCAACCTCAAATGAACTTCCAAGCATCAGCTATACCACAACAGCAGCAATCCTGGAATGTGCAACAGCAAAATGTGGGCTACACCGAGCAGGCTGCACCAGTGCACAGACAACCCGAACCGCCAAAAGAGAAGCCGCCACTACCTGAGGAATACATATATTTGCAAACTGTGCTGGAGGAGTTGAAGAATCAATGTTTGGCAGTGACCACTGATCCGgtaggtataaataataaatacaaatggttaaaaaaaattgcccagCAGCAAGGCgagtctattaaaggtggtgttagtaaatcagctgatttgcttttttttctttcgctgcgCCCATGTAGCTGTCAgtacagaataaaacaaggcgaattaattttttattttttacttcgccAATACCTTGCCGTgataatcaaacgtacaaaacattgttgttggtctagtgccaccaccttcaaTAAATAGGCCTTGCCTAGCAGTGGCGATCCCtaatcgttgttgttgtaaaatcataaaatattccCCATAAATTTTTATGGCTGAAGTAACAGTGTTTGGTAGTGGATAAATGACCCCAGTCACAGTGACAAAGCAAcagtgattattttttattcaaaattcatttattatgtattaattcgtcaaaaaatattcatcattcCAGCGCACCAAACGAAAATTTGTGGATGTTACAAAACGTCTGGAAAATCTTTACGACTGTTTACGTGATGGCAGAGTGAGTACAATTGccaaaattgaatgtttttattacttaaaaCTTGTATCTTCCTTTCTCTTCTTTTGatgctttttttattacttacaaATTGTATCTTCCTCTCTCTCTTCTTTCTCGCAGCTTAATCCGGCCACAATTACAGCCCTCAATCAAATCGTGCAGTTCGTGCAAGTGGGCGATTATGCTAATGCCTTGCAAACGCACACACAAATCGCATTCGGTTCCGATTTTTCACAGTGTGCTGGCTTTATGCCGGGTCTAAAGGTGCTGGTACAATCGGCGACTGATTTGCAAGTTTATCTACGATGAATTACATAGCCTCATAGCTATAACAGGAGAAATCCTGAGGAATCAGTGCGAgatcatttataaatttaaaataattccaTTTTATTCATAAAGATTGTGTTCCATGGCTTCTTTCCATTTACTATATTATGTATTCTTTTCATCATTaatatttttcggaaaaaacGCGAGTTATGATGCTTATGTCATAAAAACGAGAGGATCCATATTtgtactaaacattttttacggCGATAAGGGCAGAAgcacatttaaatattaataattaatttcgtgtttttgttttttcaaagtgtactttattcaaaatgttTGCGAATCgtgaatttaacaaaattcgttatattacatatttcaaTTTGCGCGTGCTCTAAGGGCCAACTATACAATATAAATGACTACATAattgtataaatttattatgaTGATTAAATAGAGATTAATAAACGAATCTGTGCATATATTTGCAAACAAAAGGgggagaaattaaattttatttttatttgatgtatatacatatatagcagGTAGATACCTACgaaatgtctttcaaacgtttggaactttatgcaaaattctcctcgaagaagtgcgtgaaatgttcaattcttgagaacgtTGACGAGTTaaggttgttggatgttcacgctcattttcggctacagcagctatagcccctattatgagttagattcgatattctttggttgtcgaagatcgaaaatcgaatgtcaatttggtattatgagcggtgcagccctgtcgaaattttcgttgaataccgaatttagagtcgaatgcaattttgctttcgattgtgttgcgtattgtgggtaaacttgttaaaatgtaagttgtatgcgattatttatggttttatagtatccaaataataaatatatactaattttgttaattttatacaggtcgaaagtcgtgagtaccaaacagcaattagaaaggctagtttcattaatggaagagaatccacaattcgcaaaagggatttgcaccaaagttcaagcagcaaaaaaatgggaggaatttacaacggagctgaattgcttgggaccaccagttagaacggaagcaaaatggattaaggtttataatggttttgtttttttgtgatgtttatagaaatacatttttattttcccttggcaagtatgggctgaaatacgtagaggaactgaaatatatatttttttcgaatgacgaataattgaataaagaaaatttataacaaaaataaaacagaaactgtggcgtaaagttttctatttaatactttttagatttttctataatattctaagaatatcATTTCTTATGctgtatttgctataaaaatgtgcttttctttgttgcagatcagcctctgtactactaaattgtatccatctttggcaaatataatttcCAGGACATCTATTATTTCCGATAGAACAACAGACGCAGtaggttgagcaagtcctagcataccttcattaccaatactcaattggtacgatccctgagcataaaatcgcagaactgtggctagctttaaaatatttggaatggatttggctcgtgtgcactgctgcaactggttttctgtactggacagtaggttcataaacgcctctttaaataatctaaagttctttaaaaatctgtaaggaaatttctgtaatgttaagtacgtcaacacattttgaaaattcttaacgtactcagtggaagccatttctagagggttggatgcgcccctcaactgttttctacttctagctagtttcactaatctttcatcgtccgataaatcgtcgaatcacaactccgttgtactcattttcacaaaaaatacttttttcaacttttaaaaataatattagcaaagaatttcaacataatcggtttttcttttattttgatttgctgtatcagctgagaaaaaattatctattgtaaatgcgtcgagcgatcgaaattcacaatagtcctattcttcaacgaatgagcaccataataccaaatgaaaattcgttcgatcagtactttcgactacagtcgaagatcgaatgttgctcataataagggcctatgttttcgggtgtacgcactgtaggagcacgttcacgtgttgttttatccattaacgatccactttcacgaacacgattaacaaattgatccacaaactgtcttgttggcaaatctgttttttggaattttttttttcaaatttctcacagtttgagtagaagactcaccactttggaaataggttttcaatatttcccaaatttattcaagcgtatagcgtcccatttcgtaaatgtcaaacctttaagtaaattatgaacacatttgacatgtcatttgtgttaccattctcaaaaaaaaaggtggttcaaaaagcaaacgctatatggcccaccctcaaataggtatataaataaataaatatataaataaatgtatacatttaacaataataataaataagaattaaattGTAAGCCATTAATCAGTATAAGTCTAGTATAGTCGAAtacaaactttttcttctttattggtGTTGTAGCCGCTGTAGCAGTCGATCTTTTCTGACTTTTTGTGTAATGACAGTTGATACTTCGTTTGGCCTTCTTCCATCTCCAGACTTACACGCTTCGCTGCTCTATCCATAttggacatatgtatgtgagtagtACGCTCTTATAAAGGATTTTGCTATCTCGGTTCAATTCTTCACCTCAAACTGTCTTCTCCAGCATCAGATTAATAATTAACACAATAGCAATTGTCTGAAACCGCGTTTGGTATCGATAAATCGATAAGTTCGGAGAGGTCCTAGACAACGCTGGCAGAATTGGTAGCAACTTCTTTTTGTGCTATCGAAAGAACTTCTATTTTCTTGAACTGTAAGCTTACtgtttattgattaataaattaaattaaatgaatatctGGTTGATGAATTTCCAAAACCTGAAATTGTACTGATAATATCCAATCAGTTCGTTGACAGTGGTGTTGAGTCTTTCACACAGTACTCTCGATAGAACCTTATATGCGATACTAAGAAGAATGATCTCTCGAAAATTGGCACATATTTCAGGATCACCCGTTTTGTAAATTGGGTAGAGCAGACTTGAGTTGCTGTGGGCAGACATACATACGCTTATCCCATCAACTTCTGCAAATGAGCTAGTGCATGCACCTTAGCAGCTCCGTTCAGCTGTACTTGTATTAACCGTGTTATACCTACCTGCAAGGACGAATGAAGAGACGTCGATACTTCAAAAACCTATTTAGTAAATTGCAATTTTCTTCAATCTCTATACATTATATTtacgatttttaaaattcttagaCTGTTACATTTTCTTATATCTACCGGCAGTTGATTATACACTTTTAAACTTTAACATTTTCCGTTTGAAAAAAGATGGAGcttcaaattatttctatattttgttaaataagTGTGTGGGTCGCTTCTAAatctaatattttcattaaaaaatttcggGATAGCTCTGTCTGATAGATCTTTTtatcaattataaaaaataatataataaaacttctggaaaatatacgaaaaagtattatatggaagaaaaaatgttaactttcGATGCAACTCTGTACCATCAATCTGGCAGCCACTTCCATGTCGCTATTGAAACAGTTGTTTTAGCACATTATTTCCACGTGAAGTTGGACGCATTTTTCATTTTCGGCaaagatatttaaaatattgttgaTTGTTTTGAATTTATGTGGTGGCAGTAATAACAATCATAATTATAATATCTTGTCTTAAATTATATTTGCAGTTCGAAAGCACTGTGTATGATTGACAGGTATGAAATCAGCGAGCTGGTCGCAACGTATAGCTGTTCGCAGACTATGAGAGCATCTGTAATATTGCAAATcattcttacaaatatttgtttgaattcaatatttacggtaTTTTGCACAAGTTATTATGATACATTTTCTTGTTTCACTACAGCAAGTGCCTAcgtgaaaatggaaaattatacACAAGTTGATGATTATGGTGGGGACATATTGGTGAAAAACGAGTACCTCGAGTATAATGAATCCATTGAGACCGGATATGAAAATGAATCGTTGATTGAATATGTTGAAGAAGAGGAGGTGCAAGATTACGACTATGTCGAAGATCATGCGAAAACGCACACGCTCACAATAAAAGCCATGCTAATAGACGGGCTACATCAAAAAGTGTATCGTTGTTTAGAATGTGATATAGATTTTGCTACAATTGAAGACTTTACTAAGGTCCATCAAGAAATGCAAACAAAGCCTCGTCTTTACCAAACAACTGATCAAGTGGCTGATACTGAATCATTTCAGACCGAAAATTTAAGCAATGAACAACCCATTCTTGCGCACGAAGGTGAAGACTGGACAATTGTAAAAGAAGAGCCAATTGATACTAATGATAATGGAGAAAAGTATATAGAAGTTAATGAGAATATTGCAGAAAGTGCGGAGACTACTGAGGGCATCGGCGAATTGCTTTCAGAAACAGATTTACGTTACGAAGATGTATGAAACTTGCAactaaaatgttaaatgttgtaaaattttatattaactcAAGTACATTATTTTTACTAAAGCAGATGGCACAAGAGATAGCCGAAGATGAGGATGATGGTGAAAAGTATTTTTGCTGTGATTGCCAAGTTGTATTTAGTGATTTGGAAAGTGCGGAGCAGCACGTTTGCAGCGCACTTAACACCGCTGCATTGGATGCAGATTCAGCAGGTGGCAGTATTGCAGAGCAAAAAGGTGATAATAACATAGATTATGAAGAGCAGAGCGAGACTTCAACAAACAAAATAGCAAGTAGTGATGCAAAGTACCATTGCCTGGagtgtggaaaaaattttaattccctACAAGGTTTACAAATACACCTTCGCAGTCATAAAACCAAACAAAGAAAGACAAAGAGCAACGTGCAAGAGGTAGAGGAGTTAAAAAGCACGACATGCCCAATATGTAATACCACATTCAGATCGTATAAAAATCTTaagtaagcaaatattttagaTTAAAGTAAAATCCCAAACCaatcttatatttatttcaggTTGCACATGAAAATGCATGATGCACAACAGATGCGTACTATAGAAGAAGCATTACCCGCTGGTGCCAAAGGGCAATACAATGACATGAATAAGTTCTTTTGTGAAATTTGCAATAAGAGGTTAGAAATTGTAATTGTAAACCGAAAAAAGTGGATGATTCCCGAATTTCAAATTACagctttgaacaaaatttacttggtatacataaaaatatgcacCAACAGGCGACGGAGTACAAGTGCGGTATCTGCAATCGGGACTTTGAGAATAAAACTAGCTACGATATGCATATGCAAATGCACGCTGAAAGACCGGTGAAACCTCGTAAACAACAATTCAAAGAAGCTAATACCACTGGCAACGATAAGCGTGATGGTCGCTTTGCATGTCAATATTGCGGGCGAACCTTCCAGCGGCCATTCGAAAAAGTACGTCACGAGCGCGTGCACACTGGCGAGAAACCACATGCGTGCGAAGTGTGTGGCAAAACCTTCCGTGTATCTTATTCACTTACGCTGCATCTACGCACGCACACCGATATTCGACCATTTGTGTGTGCAACTTGCAATAAACGGTAAGATTCAAAACGGCACAACGGTCACATtagattgttaaaaaattaagtagggGATAAAAGCAAAAACTGTTTGAACGGCATGATGAGATGGATGATCTTATTAACAGCTGTAGCATTTTCATCTTTCAACTATTTCTGCTCCTCTAATTTCAACATAAATCAATGGACTCGTCaaattaattacataaattGTTACCTCTCGTTTCAGTTTCAAATCACAACCGGTATATGCGCATCACCTTCGCACTCACGAATCGGAGCGCGCCTACAAATGTGAAACGTGTTCGAAAACGTTTCGCACGTCGGTACAACTTGCTGCGCATCGAAatattcattctaaaccatacAATTGCCCTGTATGCAATCGTCCCTTTGCTTCATTGTACGCTGTGAAAATACACATGAAAACGCATAATAAGCAAACCCGCTCCGGCGATGCTACTAAATATAGTTGCTATGTATGTG
The sequence above is drawn from the Anastrepha obliqua isolate idAnaObli1 chromosome 4, idAnaObli1_1.0, whole genome shotgun sequence genome and encodes:
- the LOC129246364 gene encoding protein transport protein Sec31A isoform X3 codes for the protein MKVKELQKTVNIAWSPLPQYPIYLAAGSAAQQLDSNANPTLEIYSTNFSDPSYDLELKASLPSQYRFQKVIWSPTGYDGAQSNGLIVGGCEGGHVMIYSAAKMLANEEGLIARQDKHTGPVSGLDVNPFQKNLLASCASESEIFIWDLNNTTTHMNPGTKTQPLEDVQNVAWNRQVQHILASVFSSRCVIWDLRKSEQIIKLSDTQSRVRWHAIQWHPDVATQVWLASEDDQAPVVQLWDLRYATAPAKTMQIHQRGMLGMSWCPRDVDLMVSCGKDNHIYCWNPNTDLPEGEILSEVAATATWYSDVQWCPRNPALVASASLDGNVSIYSLFGGTQQQVQTSNKIADSFPGMDQIAQAPIPQQSTQIVYHDLKRAPKWIKRPCSVAFGFGGKLVHFNGKSKQVQVSQVVTEPELVERANALERSLNEANYVDYCRERADKMNDQNGRYLWYFIKANFELNPKEEMLNLLGFNKDDIDGKFAKFVKEDEAEENDVNHVTNRIANLSHQPVDNNAIFDGIAATQKQQQLDNENGAKLPKQFAIPKGDHPDSLITEAILTGNLEAAVELCLDSQRTSEALIIASTAGIDFLTKIHNRYLQNQQNELSNVISALVTRDWLDFVNRCTVDSWKEALVAALKHSDRKVVDICERLGDRLLEERAQSIDFTRNAMLCYVCAGSIDKLVTAWHQLKALEHQSDSYKPNTAELQELAEIVMLMSKSLEQQGIALELNGRFADFITEYGGLLVAQGALTAALAYIFALGSGNHEEKVELVELRERIYNTVNYRPNQAAASGRLPYQQQQKQQQQQAQNIYSRQQPQQQQPQQPLAARGSFSHALPQTLGGYGSAGVTNQFANAPTSNWNAAAVPPPGGAAPIPQPAAPTLFNPAAPLVPTAAATKPPLPAAVVPGHITNEPHTQPPRPASNASSQGGGGGGNIHSRSKYVLDPSVASASPMGAYGGGYQPLAPSPATTAMPAFNTSPFNAPLVPTQPQPNLMQPAAPFNAGAPYGLSGNNNYNAGLPTDIGNQQQALPPPPPVQNLQHNPTPPPGWNDPPALKSTRAQAKKPEPTPSSAPITHPLFGVDPNQNQNGYREPYGQYQNTGMPPPPTTANSSIPNQSQAAGTGGYYNPSLQQNNNLPTQQFQPQMNFQASAIPQQQQSWNVQQQNVGYTEQAAPVHRQPEPPKEKPPLPEEYIYLQTVLEELKNQCLAVTTDPRTKRKFVDVTKRLENLYDCLRDGRLNPATITALNQIVQFVQVGDYANALQTHTQIAFGSDFSQCAGFMPGLKVLVQSATDLQVYLR